Within Vicia villosa cultivar HV-30 ecotype Madison, WI linkage group LG1, Vvil1.0, whole genome shotgun sequence, the genomic segment TAAGGGTCATGCTtgacatttatatatatttaaaatgaatGTATCATATCATTATATACAACcttaaaagaagaaaataagttattttgCAGCTTCTGTAGCCAATGGTGAGTGCCTCGCATGTATTATATTTATAGCCAATGGTGAATGATCATAGTATCTGCAATACCTATTGTGGATTGCATGTTAAAATGAAAAAGTTGGCAGGTTCGATAGTTTGAAAATTCGGAAAGGCAAGCTAAATGAGATGAAAGGACTGTAATAAAATTCTACTTTTTTTTCACTCATCAATTTGAATCAAAATCTTACTCCCAATCTTCAACCTTATGCTCCATTCTGCTTTGTTGTTGCATTCATGTCTAATTGGTTTTGTGATGTTCTTCTGATGAGTCCTTGTGCCTTGCGCTTGCTGTGTTGAGTCCTTGTGCCTTGCGCTTGTGCTTGCTGTGTTGAGTCCTTGTGCCTTGCGCTTGTTGTGTTGAGTCCTTGTGCCTTGCGCTTGTTGTGTTGAGTCCTTGTGCCTTGCGCTTGTTGTGTTGAGTCCTTGTGCCTTGCGCTTGTTGTGTTGAGTCCTTGTGCCTTGCGCTTGTTGTGTTGAGTCCTTGTGCCTTGCGCTTGTTGTGTTGAGTCCTTGTGCCTTGCGCTTGTTGTGTTGAGTCCATTGACATCTCGTGTTATGAAAGTTGTTTTGATGATCGATTAATCTTTTGCAATGTTCTGTCTTATTGAAGGGATATCGTACTGCAATGCCTCTTTCAAGAGTTGCTCTCCAATCTCCAGCAGGCTCTGCTCGGGGCCGGGTATGTCTGTCTTTTGTCCGAGATTGACATCATCAGTAATACCTTGTTTATGTAAGAATGTGTTGCTTTTAATTTTGATGCTAACATCATGAAAACTTTCAGGCTGATGACTTTCGAAATGAAGCAGATGAACTTCTTAGAGTCAGAGATTACCTTTTCGATGAGTTAGCTAGCAAAACCGGCCAGCCCCGTGAGAAGGTCAGTTCACTTTACAATGAATGTAACTCATGGAAATAAATAAGTATTTGAAACTTCTGTTATGGTTTCTATATCATGACTGTATAATTGTTTGACCTATGAACTTACTGCAAGACAAAAAAAGAAGTTCTCGATAAATCATTAGATTTTCTTTGCAGATGAAGTCAAATTCAACTGACACACTGCTTCCACAAGGATATATGTTAATTCAACCTTTTGTTATTTAAGCCTCGTTTTGTGTATCTTAGTTCCTTCTTTCCTAGACGTTTATGTTAAAATTTTATAGAAATTGTATTTGCTGGAAAACTAATGTTTTTAATGCATCTCTTCAGATTACTGAAGACTTGAATAGGATGAAACGATTCAATGCACAAGAGGCCCTTGACTATGGGCTCATTGACAAAATTATCAGGCCACGCCGCATAAAACCCGAGGCACCTAGCAGGAATGCAGGCACAGGCATTGGTTAAGACCTCTTAGTTTACACTCCGTTTATATTTGCAGAACCAGAATGTTTCTCATTTTATTTCCTTAATCAAGTTTGGGAATATGTATAATCTTGGGGTAGTCATATTCTGTTGTTCATATCTTGATGCTCGTTGCTTGAATTCCAACTCTTCATTGTGAAACTTTACGATGTCCTCTATTTTCTCTTGAAAATTTATCACATCTCAGTACATTATTAACAACCTTTACAGCTTTTACCAGTCTTTTTTCATACATGTCTGGATTACTTAAGATGATACTCTTTAGGCTATAACTTTTCTTTTCTTGCAATGGAAAATATGACTATTTTCTATATAGTTTTCAGACTTATGCAATATTGTGGGTTTTATAACTGCGACAAAGTTTTGTTTACTTTTGATCAATACTTTTCTATAGTAAGTTAATCTTTAAGTACCCTTTCATTGTCAAACTTTTTTTCTTATAGCAATAAACATTTTCCAATTTTATTACAAAACCAGAAAAAAATTATTGGAATCAAAGCGATTTGAAATTTCAAAACAAAGTTAACAACATATTGATGtgacaaacacaaaaaatatggCCATGGAAAAATGAATTTCTGACACTGCTAAGTAGGTTAACAACATATTGATGtgacaaacacaaaaaatatggCCATGGAAAAATGAATTTCTGACCCTGCTAAGTAGGGATTGAAAACGAAAGAAGGAAGTAAAATGACGATTAAAATGCATTAGGTACTGTCATGtaataagaaagaaaaagaaaatgaaaaagaaagtgagATAAAACATATGCTGGTCCTGATACATCCAGAGTTCAATAACCTTAACACAACAAACAAACAAGGAAAAGCGAGACAATAATTAGGAACCCCATTAGTGTTGTAAGCAGCTAAATACAAATGCATATGTATAAGGGATTCCTTAAGAAATCAACCGCCAGGAAGTGCTACATTAATGTCAGAAACAGGTTTTTCCTTCGCTTCTGGTGCTTGCACAGCAGACCAATTATCTCCACGGAAGGAAGTTACTGATGATAGAATAGGTATTGGATCAAGAGTAGGGATGGGAACAACAGCAGCCGTTGTCACAGTTGATATCACATCATGTTTCTGATTTCTTGCCTTTTGCTCATTGTGGTTTTCTGCCATAAAACTACCAACCACTACCTGATTGAGACATGTTTGAAATAAGAATGATCAGAGTCAAATAAGCCTGGTATGAAGTAGAAAATACAAAATCACTAGGTAATGCAAATGCATGTTGCTAGAAATGGAGTTGTCTCTTATGGATAGAAGAACACATACCTGCACTGGACTTGCAGCCACCAATAGACCAGCTACTCCTCCACCAACAACACGGCCATCAGGACTTGATAAAGAAACACTCATACCACCTGATCTGCTCCGTGTTCCTCCGCTATCGTTTGGCATGAAAGAACCAGATAAAGAAAGAATTTCAAACAGTCCCTGTAGAAACAGCAGCAAGGAAGATGAGATTTTCACCCATAAAGGACATCACAAGTTTCAGAAGGCTAAAGAAGCAGTAATACTTAAAACACAAATGCAGAATGGAAAACATGGATGTTTGATGAAGATCCAACACTTGTATTTTAAATCGAATTTAAAATACATGATTAAATATGAGTTGCCTGATATTCAATCAACGACTGAAACATGTAACTGATCAATGTGCAAAAATAATCCAATTCCAGGATATGCTCAAATGCATAATGGAGCAATATGAAAGTCTCTACTATGAGAAGAAACAATACAATAAATATGCACAAACTTTTCACCTCATATGTCAATGTGCCCCCAGAAGCATcgggctgacgaagtgtgacactTTTTATGACACCATTTGCTGAAAGAACGCATAAAGCTCGAGGCCCTTGCTGAGAAAATGATATCACCTTCATAGTAACATCCTAAGATaaccaaaagaaaaatcattgtcCATCGCCGGTTAGACTATTTTCCAGTTATCACAGTATAGGCAATAGATTACTTCTTCTGAAATTTACCTCTCCAGTATTAACAGTAATGATGTGAGGTGTGAAATTTGAACCAGCTGAGCTAGGAACCCATTCACCTAAAGTCATAACAATCCATATGATCAAGTAAGCTATAGATGTATTGGAAGGAAGGACCACTTAAATGCGTAAGTTAGTTACTAGTAAATTGATTTTGACTGAATTGATAATGTTAAATTGATTATGGTTATAAGTGATTTGAAGCATTAAGTTTAAGTTGAAGTTTGAAAGCTTCTGAATATCAGACATAACAAGATTCCACCCTACAATACACTACAGACCCACAAAGCTAAGTCACCTTTTAGGACTACATCACATTATCAAAGGTCCCACATCTAAAACCACTTCCACATAAGTCAACAACCGATTACAAATTTTCAACAACACAAAGAGACCCAAACAAACACAACACAATCCAAAATAGTAACATTTCATACTCAAAATAGTTAGTTATCAATCAATACCTATATTTTCCAACTCGAACTTCGCTTTGCTCACCGAACTAACTGGCCGCACTTTCGCACGCTTCTCCGCCGTGAAGTCGATCACCGGCGGCAACGGAGCAGACGAAGATATCGGCTTCGGAGACAGCGCCATCCTCACCGAACCGTCCGCTGCATACTTCCTCGGCCGGCCTCTCTTCTTTTTCTCAGGAACCGTCGTATCTACCGGAGACACCGTCACCGCCACCACCGCCGTTTGCGGCGGATTCTGCGGCTGAGAATTTCCTTGAACCGCTGTAGTAAACTGAACTGCCGATCCACCGGTCGGAGTTTGGTTGTCGGTTCTCGGTGCTACATGATACTCCGACGGAGCATCCGATCCCACCACCGTAACGCCACCACTAACACCGCCGCCAGCCTCCATGTTTTCAAACAGTTATTAACTTCAATTTCTCattattttcttcaaacttcactGCTATGCTGGTaaatattttttccaaaaataaaaacagatgaaaaacttaaaactaaaatttaaattaaaagttaaaaaatctGAGCATAAAATTGCACCATTTGCATAAATTTCATCGTTAAAAAAATTGCAGaattttaaagagaaaaaaaaaatctgGTTTTGAGAAAATAGAAGGAAAATAAGGgagtgaaatttgaaaatttttggagtttccaaaggaaatgaaaATGTCCAATTTAATAAAATGTCCTAACTTTCCTAAGTGTGTCCAAATTGAGATTAAAAAATTAAACAGGAAAAGGAGAGATttgtattaaaatattatttgtatgaattaatattaaatgaataaataatatttaacataaataattattagGATATGGTTGGAATCTGGTGgagaaatatataaaataattttaaagttgttGGGagggctttctttttctttccccattttaaaattatattttatggaAATGGGGAAAATAAAATAGAGATTACCATATGggattattattatattagattAGATTAATATTTAATGGTAAAGTAAAATAGGTTGCCTAGAAATAAAGAAATTGTCTTGGAAAGGAAAGGAAAACTCTGGCTTTTTTGTTTTTTCACGCttaagcaaaataaataattgtttatttatgAGTGGAAAAAATTGTAAAGCAAATCATTCATAAATTGTGTCTTCATTTAATTAGAGAGGAGTATATACATTATGAATGAGTCAACAAACAAGTAGGgcgagtatcccttatactctgTGTGAATGTGAAtttcattgcctattaaaaaaaaaaaaaaaacaaacaagtaggTAGTATAGCATACACAAAACATATACATATAGTATTAAAGTGTTTGCTTAAGTTCCAATATTTTTCCACCACAAACGACTTATTTTTCAAAGTCCAACCATGCCTAATTGTTGACTTCATTCaagcacttttttttttttaatattagttattcagatttaaaaaaatagatttttttttatatttttaaaaataaattttacaaaatcattttttaaatattataaaatttcttatattttttttaaaattaaaacattaattttaatattctaaaacataaacaaatattattaaagaccaaaacatagacaaaattttaatttttaaaaaaaagttatatttcaaaattgattttgatgaaactttatttaaaatagcttcaaaattaagtgactttttgaaatgatatccaaaaaaagttttaataaaacgataaaatacttaaaataactaTTCATACCAAATTTTTAGTTAAAGCTtttatgaaaagtttctttgtacatttacacaaaattatgtgaaattataaaaaaaaatatttaaaataaaaatcaaaacaaacgaacTCATAATAACAAGAGTCTTAGAAGCTATACTGTCTAACAAAATATATTGTTTCTATCTTTATATtatgtgtttatatatatatatatactatagttttaaaaaaaaatggttaTTGACAAAGAGGTTTCGCCCTTTGATTGGGCGGAAGAGTGTAAAAAAGAAAGGTTACACCCATTGCTATGGGAGAACCTTCTAAAATGtgcttattttttatttattaatataataattaaataagaattaaataaaaataaaattacaataaattGATCTTGACGAGGTCGGAGTAATCGATGACCAGTGTCACGGTAAGGAGTTTGTAAAATTCGCGTAGACATTTTACGAGGCATGTCATCATTTATAAATCCAGTCGTCGACCATTTCTTCATTTATAAATTCAGTCGTCGTCGCATTGCCATAACTTAACCTGGTTTCCTCGTTATTCTAGTTTTGTTGGGTGGTGGTAGACATTGTGGTTTGCATGAAGGGGACGTAATGCTCTTGTGATGAACACGGGGTAAATTATTATGGTAGAAATGCAAACACTTCCCATATATACAGATGACGACACTATTATTGATGGGAAACAAATCTTCCACCGACTATCTAGGCATTCCGACCATGCATAAGAGGTTTTTCATATTGCAAGCctatacttcaaattgatggtaCCTGATTATATGGTAAGTACAAGGGTACGCTACTTATGGCGGTAGAAAAGGATGACAACCGTAATATTTTTCCAGTTGCTTTTGCCCTTGTGGAAAGTGAGAGGGCTGATGGTTGGGGGTTCTTTCTAAATAACTTGAGAATGTATGTTGCTCCTCAACCAGGCATATGTTTGATTTTAGAAAGACATGCATCGATCGAAAGTGCATAAAATAATCCAGATAATGGTTAACATAATCCGTCATTTGTGCATGTCTACTGTATCAGACACATTGCACAAAATTTCATGAGGGAAATCCAAAACATAAACCTCagaatttttttattaacatGGGTAAGTATATATTTTCTAAGATTATATCTTAGtcaataatatattataacattAACCCATTTTTTATAACTTATAGGGTATGCTTTAAACCAACCAAAATTTCAATATTACTGGAGTGAAATTGGTTTGGCTAATGGTCATGCTTTAAGGTGGGTAGAAAATATTTCAATAGAAAAATGGACAAGGGCATTTGACGAGGGTCGGCGTTGGGGTCACATGACAACGAACTTCGTCGAGTCAATGAATTCAGTATTTAAAGACCTTGTTTTCTTGCCCATGAATTACAAACCCTTCTGGTTGatccatatagatttcttcttctaagtcaccatttaaaaagatgttttaacatccatttggtgtatTATTAAGTTATAAATAGTAACAattgaaatcaaaaccctaatggatgtaattctaGTGAATGGAGAAAAAGTATCGAAGAAATCTATAATTTCTCTCTGCCAAAAACCTTTGGCTACAAGTCGAGCCTTGCACTTATCAACTGTTCtatcaggttttagtttctttttcaaaactcatTTACAACCGATTGGTTTGCAACCGGGAGGCGAGTCTACTAAGTTATATGTCATGTTAGATTCTATAGACCCTATCTCATTGTTAATAGCTTCTTGAAACAAATATGCATCCAAAGATGACAAGGCTTCTTGAAGATTTGTTGGATCTTCTTATATAGTATAAATCGTATAATTGATCCCATAGTCTTAAGCAACTCTTACTCTTTTATTACATCGAAATTATGTTTTTACTTCGTCGTTGCTTTATGTGCTTCTTATCCTAAGAATATGACTCGAATCAGTGCCCACACTATTTCTCGATTTAAAAGGAAATTTATCTTCATAGAACCCAACGTCATTTGATTCTAAGATCACTTTAACATTTgggtcataaaacctatatgccttacttTTAGCTGCACATACAATAAATACACATTCATAGGCTCTACTAGCGAGTTAAACTCGCTTCAGATCCATAATTCTGACTTAAGTCAAATAACCCCAAGTTCTAAAGTAAGACAAGTTTGGTTTTCTTTTCTTCAATATCTCATAAGGAGATATATTATTTTTAGACTTGAGAACTCTATTCATGAAATAACAAATAGTTAATAAATTTCCCCTCCCTCACCAGTGAAGAGCAATACTAGTATTTAACATAATTGCAACAATAAGTTCAATAAGAATTCTATAATTTCTATCTACTTTACCATTTATTTCATGAGAATATGGTGCAGACGTTTCATGTACAATTCAATGTTGtttataaaattcattaaataaacTGAAATCATATTTAGATCCCTTGTCACTACGGAGTTTCTTAATCTTCTTACTAAAttgaatttcaatttcatttacaAAAGTCTTATATAGCATTGACTAAACCCTGTCTTATTTAGTAGAAAACTAGAGATAAGATTCTTTATAATCTTATAGGTATGCATGACATCCTTCAAGGTTAAATTCTTTTCGGAGGTGGACTTCAACTCCACGTCTCTAATATCGACAATGTTAATGGTGTAGACAACTTCCAACAATACTTTCTTATGTGTGTGTGTTTTGAATATTCCACGATCATAACAAACATGACAAAGGAGTCAATATAATCCATCAACCATCAAATTCACCAATCATGTTGATTTTAGTGATCAAAGCAATAAGTTGCTCAATAGTTAGGTTAACTTGTGCAATAGGGATAACGCATGGCTTAAGCCATATCTTACATCTCTTAATCATATGACCTGGTTTTCCATAACTAAAGCCAGATAAAACACCAGTGTCATTTCTTTatggtggtggtggttgttgcCTATCAATTGGCGTAATTGGGGCCCTTGAAGGGTTCTCATTCTTAATTAGGTTCACAACATTGCGGTTCTAATTTTTTAACCATTTTCCAAATGGCTTCAGAACTaacattttctttttgttgtttgaaacaaCCAAGACGTTTTCTTTTTAATCTTGTCTCTAAGATTCTTCTTCAATTCGAAAGTGAATAATCAGATTCTcacttaaatttttatttattttgtggcaaaatagattttttttttctaaaaagttTCAAACTAGTGGTagtttgtcaataataaaagtaatttgaaagactTCTTCTAAATACATATCTTTGATGATGATctcataatcaatttttttttaaagttcgtAACACTGAATCTTCACAGACCTTTCATCCATACCATCTAATACTTTACATAGTCGCTAACTACATACTACTTTGCTCCAACTTCTTCGGTGTCATCCAAGCCTCTTAAACATGTTTTGTAATATCGCAGCTAATGTAATAATCATATAGATCATCTACTAGTCCAATCATAATACGATTTTGTAAGGATAATCATTTTTTCCCATAATGTTATTTTTTGTCCTGAGCTGTAAATCATTTGATTAAATATGTACATCAGATTCACCTTCAACACAATTAAGTGTTCCATCTAAATCAATAGATTTCTTACCGTTAATTTCTTTCGTAACCATGGCAGTTCAAAACGTCTTAAAATACTTGTTTTATGGTTTAGAAATATTGCCACAAAAGAAATGACCAGGTTGAGTCGTGGACTACATCATTCTCTTTAAGACTTCTTGCATCACTgtccaaaattatgcaaagcactCACTCAACCATGACGCCTCCAGGATCAAACAATGGTAGGTAATCGGTTTAGAAATACATCCTCTGATGGTACAAAAACTATTTGAATATGATATAAATACCACTCGTGGTATCTGGCTTACCGACCAGTCATATTAATTTCTCAaactgtaaactcggttttttgaggcgaactgactccttgctctttttatattttttattttttttattattatttttttgcaagagtcgccaccgacttttattttatccaaaaaaggaaaggcataaaagaacaggaaagaccttttgacagattttgggttcggggggttggttatacaaagggaaggttttaagcaccctttgtatccatggttatccatgggctcttaattgcttagctcacttttttaaatgctttgttgatttgaaaatagaagaagtgaagatggacaataggtcacataggtctctgaagagtttcaccgggaataatgcccttcaaataccagatgaaagttttgaaaatagatgagaagttttgaaaattcgttgtttgaaaatggaagtgtttgagcaagcaattag encodes:
- the LOC131637454 gene encoding AT-hook motif nuclear-localized protein 1-like, yielding MEAGGGVSGGVTVVGSDAPSEYHVAPRTDNQTPTGGSAVQFTTAVQGNSQPQNPPQTAVVAVTVSPVDTTVPEKKKRGRPRKYAADGSVRMALSPKPISSSAPLPPVIDFTAEKRAKVRPVSSVSKAKFELENIGEWVPSSAGSNFTPHIITVNTGEDVTMKVISFSQQGPRALCVLSANGVIKSVTLRQPDASGGTLTYEGLFEILSLSGSFMPNDSGGTRSRSGGMSVSLSSPDGRVVGGGVAGLLVAASPVQVVVGSFMAENHNEQKARNQKHDVISTVTTAAVVPIPTLDPIPILSSVTSFRGDNWSAVQAPEAKEKPVSDINVALPGG